One window of Microcoleus vaginatus PCC 9802 genomic DNA carries:
- a CDS encoding DUF4149 domain-containing protein, translating into MTAITTSRVESIKPRWQAIVMVALIFWLSVSLILDLVIMPSLYVSGMMTSPEFTTAGNLMFWGFNRVELICSGLVATGLMVLSNLVGDFAKRSRTAILLSLVLLAIALIDTYALTPQMSALGIQLNLFDSAAEVPAGMNLLHQGYFALEALKLAVAGTLLGWCYQNQV; encoded by the coding sequence ATGACAGCTATTACAACATCAAGAGTGGAATCAATCAAACCGCGCTGGCAAGCAATTGTCATGGTGGCTCTAATTTTCTGGCTCAGCGTTAGCCTGATTTTGGATCTAGTCATTATGCCCAGTCTCTACGTATCTGGCATGATGACATCTCCCGAGTTTACAACAGCCGGAAATTTAATGTTCTGGGGATTCAACCGGGTTGAGTTAATCTGTTCGGGCCTGGTGGCAACGGGTTTGATGGTTTTGAGCAATTTAGTCGGTGACTTCGCCAAGCGCAGCCGCACAGCAATTTTATTATCATTGGTACTTCTGGCGATCGCCCTGATTGACACCTACGCCCTGACACCCCAAATGAGCGCCCTAGGAATCCAGCTAAATCTGTTCGATTCCGCAGCAGAAGTGCCCGCCGGGATGAATCTACTGCACCAAGGCTATTTTGCATTGGAAGCGCTGAAGTTGGCTGTCGCCGGTACCCTGCTGGGCTGGTGCTACCAAAACCAAGTTTAA
- a CDS encoding UPF0016 domain-containing protein → MDWQLLGISFITVFLSELGDKSQLAVIALGSSCNSPRAVFFGTASALLLASLIGVAIGFSTAEVLPERLVKGLAAIGFAVMGLRLLWPKADLPEASE, encoded by the coding sequence ATGGACTGGCAACTTTTGGGAATCAGTTTTATTACAGTGTTTTTGTCAGAATTGGGAGACAAAAGTCAATTAGCTGTGATCGCCTTGGGCAGTAGTTGTAACTCGCCGCGGGCTGTATTTTTCGGCACCGCGTCGGCGCTGCTGCTGGCGAGTTTAATCGGTGTGGCGATCGGCTTCAGCACTGCAGAGGTGTTGCCGGAACGACTGGTAAAGGGACTCGCAGCGATCGGATTTGCGGTAATGGGCTTGCGCTTACTGTGGCCAAAAGCAGATTTACCGGAAGCATCCGAGTAG
- a CDS encoding UPF0016 domain-containing protein: MKLDSVPPSLSASDSVNLNYDLPQQVQLQIKEVTDICAALTPEPAELSGTVNPDICQEQKKLKSKHWAVFASTFATIFLAEIGDKTQLAILLMTAESRNPWIVFAGAGSALIATSLLGVLLGRWLASRIAPRTLERAAGVILLAISAILLWEVLG, encoded by the coding sequence GTGAAACTTGATTCTGTTCCGCCAAGCTTGTCTGCTTCTGACTCAGTAAACCTCAATTATGATTTGCCACAACAGGTACAACTACAAATAAAAGAGGTTACTGATATTTGTGCTGCTTTAACCCCGGAGCCCGCTGAACTCTCAGGGACTGTAAATCCCGATATTTGTCAGGAACAAAAGAAACTGAAGTCGAAGCACTGGGCAGTTTTTGCTTCGACTTTTGCAACTATTTTTTTAGCTGAAATAGGAGACAAAACTCAGCTTGCGATTTTGCTAATGACGGCTGAATCTCGAAATCCTTGGATCGTTTTTGCGGGTGCGGGTTCGGCTTTGATAGCAACCAGTTTGCTGGGGGTGTTGCTGGGAAGGTGGCTGGCTAGTCGGATTGCTCCGAGAACTTTGGAGAGAGCAGCCGGAGTGATTTTGCTGGCAATTTCGGCGATTCTGCTGTGGGAAGTGCTGGGTTAA
- a CDS encoding uracil phosphoribosyltransferase, which yields MSLQLRVYVPPHPLIKHWLAVARDAATPSVLFRSAMTELGRWLAYEAIREWLPTVETTVQTPVGECPATFINPEAPLVVVPILRAGLALLEGIQTVVPLASVYHLGMARNEETLQPTCYLNKLPAQFNPETRVIISEPMLATGGTIIATMQELTKRGIDPSLIRIISVVAAPPALKRLSAEYPSLMIYTATIDEIVNEQGFIVPGLGDAGDRTYGT from the coding sequence ATGTCCCTGCAACTGCGCGTTTACGTTCCCCCGCATCCATTAATTAAACACTGGCTGGCTGTTGCCCGCGACGCGGCCACCCCCTCGGTACTTTTTCGTTCTGCGATGACAGAATTGGGAAGGTGGCTGGCTTACGAGGCGATTCGAGAATGGCTGCCGACAGTGGAAACGACGGTGCAGACCCCTGTGGGCGAATGTCCGGCGACTTTTATCAACCCGGAAGCTCCGTTAGTTGTGGTACCGATTTTGCGGGCGGGTTTGGCACTGCTCGAAGGAATTCAGACGGTTGTACCGCTGGCTTCGGTTTACCACCTCGGCATGGCAAGAAATGAGGAGACGCTGCAACCGACTTGTTATTTGAACAAATTGCCGGCGCAGTTTAACCCGGAAACGCGGGTGATAATTAGCGAGCCGATGCTGGCGACTGGCGGCACGATTATAGCGACAATGCAGGAATTGACGAAGCGGGGAATTGACCCGAGCTTGATTCGGATTATCTCTGTGGTGGCTGCTCCTCCGGCTTTGAAGAGGCTGAGTGCAGAGTACCCGAGTTTGATGATTTACACGGCAACGATCGACGAAATAGTCAACGAACAGGGCTTTATTGTACCTGGTTTGGGAGATGCGGGCGATCGAACTTACGGCACATGA
- the crtH gene encoding carotene isomerase: MSAPTQSQLFSPNSRPIQQEFDVIVIGSGIGGLVTATQLATKKAKVLVLESYTIPGGSAGYFDREGYRFDVGASMIFGFGQRGTTNLLTRALKAVNVTLETIPDPVQLHYHLPSGLELEVPQAYDKYLQELTDRFPHEREGIHKFYGECWNVFNCLNGMELLSLEEPGYLVRVFFQNPLACLGLVKYLPQNTGDIARRYIKDPTLLKFIDMECYYWSVVPADLTPMINAGMVFSDRHYGGINYPKGGVGQIAQKLVEGLEKCGGKIQYKAKAKKIITQKGRAVGVELATGEVYRAKRIVSNATRWDTFEKLLPAEEMPASEKKWQQRYQKAPSFLSLHLGVEASVIPAGSACHHILLEDWDKMEAPEGTVLVSIPTVLDPDLAPAGYHIVHAFTSSWMEEWEGLSQQEYEEKKEEAGGRIIERLEKIFPGLDAGLDYMEVGTARSHRRFLGREDGTYGPIPRQKLMGLLGMPFNRTSMPGLYCVGDSTFPGQGLNAVAFSGFACAHRIAVDLGF, encoded by the coding sequence ATGTCAGCTCCTACCCAATCCCAGTTATTTTCTCCCAACTCCCGCCCTATACAGCAAGAGTTTGATGTAATTGTCATCGGTTCCGGCATTGGCGGACTCGTGACAGCCACCCAGCTAGCCACTAAGAAAGCCAAAGTTTTAGTGCTCGAAAGCTATACAATTCCCGGGGGTAGCGCTGGATATTTCGATCGAGAAGGCTACAGATTCGATGTCGGCGCCTCCATGATTTTTGGCTTCGGACAGCGTGGTACCACCAACCTCCTCACCCGCGCCCTGAAAGCAGTCAACGTCACTTTAGAAACGATTCCCGACCCCGTACAGCTTCACTATCACTTACCCAGCGGCTTGGAACTTGAAGTTCCCCAGGCTTATGATAAATACTTGCAAGAATTAACAGACAGGTTCCCTCACGAACGCGAAGGAATCCACAAATTTTACGGCGAATGCTGGAACGTCTTTAACTGCCTCAACGGGATGGAATTGCTATCCCTAGAAGAACCCGGATATCTAGTCCGAGTCTTTTTTCAGAATCCTTTAGCCTGTTTGGGGTTAGTAAAATATCTGCCTCAAAATACTGGCGACATTGCGCGGCGCTACATAAAAGACCCTACTTTGCTGAAATTTATCGACATGGAATGCTACTACTGGTCTGTAGTACCTGCAGACTTGACGCCGATGATTAATGCCGGAATGGTATTTTCCGACAGACATTACGGTGGCATAAATTATCCCAAAGGCGGAGTCGGTCAAATCGCCCAGAAATTAGTCGAAGGATTAGAAAAATGCGGCGGGAAAATTCAATACAAAGCTAAGGCGAAAAAAATTATTACACAAAAGGGTCGCGCTGTGGGAGTCGAGCTAGCAACCGGCGAAGTTTACCGGGCAAAGCGGATAGTTTCTAACGCCACGCGATGGGATACTTTCGAGAAGTTGCTGCCTGCAGAAGAGATGCCCGCTAGCGAGAAGAAATGGCAGCAGCGCTATCAAAAAGCCCCCAGTTTCTTGAGTTTGCATTTGGGAGTGGAAGCAAGCGTAATCCCTGCGGGTAGTGCCTGCCACCACATTTTGTTAGAAGATTGGGACAAAATGGAAGCGCCGGAAGGAACAGTTTTGGTGTCAATCCCGACCGTGCTCGACCCGGATTTAGCTCCCGCAGGATATCACATAGTTCACGCTTTTACTTCGAGTTGGATGGAAGAGTGGGAAGGACTTTCACAGCAGGAATATGAGGAGAAAAAGGAAGAGGCGGGAGGGAGAATTATTGAAAGATTAGAAAAGATTTTTCCCGGTTTAGATGCCGGTTTGGATTATATGGAAGTTGGGACAGCGCGTTCTCACCGTCGCTTTTTGGGACGCGAAGACGGAACTTACGGGCCGATTCCGCGACAGAAGCTAATGGGTTTGCTGGGAATGCCGTTTAATCGAACTTCTATGCCTGGTTTATATTGTGTGGGTGACAGTACGTTTCCCGGACAGGGTTTAAATGCGGTGGCATTTTCTGGGTTTGCTTGCGCGCACCGAATTGCGGTTGATTTGGGTTTTTAG
- a CDS encoding pentapeptide repeat-containing protein, translating into MKRNLLAATFLITPLLLAGPARAENPAHVKQLLSTGQCFKCDLSGADLTGAHLIGADLREANLRGANLSSANLEGADLTGANLTSANLTQVFLTNASLNDADLDRADLTAAIINTADVSGASMKDMTITDAKIYNTQIGVGGSYDQ; encoded by the coding sequence TGAAACGCAATCTATTAGCCGCTACTTTTTTAATTACTCCCCTACTGTTGGCCGGTCCGGCTCGCGCTGAAAATCCCGCTCACGTCAAACAGTTATTGTCAACCGGGCAATGTTTTAAGTGCGACTTGTCAGGAGCAGATTTAACGGGAGCTCATTTAATTGGTGCTGATTTAAGAGAAGCAAATTTACGAGGAGCAAACCTATCTAGTGCCAACCTCGAAGGTGCTGACTTGACGGGTGCTAACTTGACGAGTGCTAACTTGACCCAAGTTTTCCTGACTAATGCCAGTTTAAATGACGCAGACCTCGATCGGGCAGATCTGACCGCAGCCATCATTAACACCGCTGACGTATCCGGCGCATCAATGAAAGATATGACGATCACAGATGCGAAAATCTACAATACCCAAATCGGCGTCGGCGGCAGCTACGACCAGTAA